A window of the Scleropages formosus chromosome 5, fSclFor1.1, whole genome shotgun sequence genome harbors these coding sequences:
- the ppp1r3g gene encoding protein phosphatase 1 regulatory subunit 3G gives MESNVAEVGGEPGGEPGDGQRAEKHAAECARDGLADSDDEHEEMLFRDSLRERRRAKSLPAYPEQARALEALSRRRCSGSNKSVRFADSLGFSLASVRHYSAAEEPRVPPAALSRLRSFPRAPRENSRLAPAAARLVPAFPMPVECGSFEGLASQRHVSLEQVVAGFFDVTGLIRVPAWCPATHVGVRYTFNEWLSFVDAQAVRAAPPDARGSADDGDCARDDCCDNGDEEGSGACQRFAFTMLVPPLLDASSSAVHFAVYCRTEQGEFWDNNGGHNYTLRYQRGPWRESADLE, from the coding sequence ATGGAGAGCAACGTGGCGGAGGTCGGCGGAGAGCCCGGCGGAGAGCCCGGCGACGGGCAGCGCGCGGAGAAGCACGCGGCGGAGTGCGCGCGCGACGGTCTCGCCGACTCGGACGACGAGCACGAGGAGATGCTGTTCAGAGACTCTCTGAGAGAGCGGCGCAGGGCCAAGTCTCTGCCCGCGTACCCGGAGCAGGCGCGCGCGCTCGAGGCGCTGTCCCGCCGCCGCTGCAGCGGCAGCAACAAGTCCGTGCGCTTCGCCGACTCGCTCGGGTTCTCGCTGGCCAGCGTGAGGCACTACAGCGCGGCCGAGGAGCCCCGCGTGCCTCCCGCGGCGCTCTCCCGGCTGCGGAGCTTCCCGCGCGCGCCGCGCGAGAACTCGCGTCTCGCGCCGGCCGCCGCGCGCCTCGTGCCCGCGTTCCCGATGCCCGTCGAGTGCGGCAGCTTCGAGGGGCTCGCGAGCCAGCGGCACGTGTCTCTGGAGCAGGTCGTCGCGGGCTTCTTCGACGTGACGGGGCTCATCAGGGTGCCCGCGTGGTGCCCCGCCACGCACGTGGGCGTGAGGTACACCTTCAACGAGTGGCTGTCGTTTGTGGACGCGCAGGCGGTGCGCGCCGCGCCTCCGGACGCTCGGGGCAGCGCCGACGATGGGGACTGCGCTCGTGACGACTGCTGTGACAATGGTGACGAGGAGGGGAGCGGCGCGTGCCAGCGCTTCGCCTTCACCATGCTCGTGCCCCCGCTCCTGGACGCCAGCAGCTCGGCGGTGCACTTCGCCGTCTACTGCAGGACGGAGCAGGGGGAATTCTGGGACAACAACGGGGGGCACAATTACACGCTGCGCTACCAGCGCGGCCCGTGGCGCGAGAGCGCCGACTTG